A portion of the Eubacterium maltosivorans genome contains these proteins:
- a CDS encoding GHKL domain-containing protein: MDKVIAVMESMVSSPLGLIYMSILSDGWRFSKKATRWMVLLFILFLLLADMLIVFSAETIQSAKSSISVFNIIFCGLFYFLIYRRFDGRMLFNFFSACLFIFISDTLSDTIFYSTAQIHILIKLLVFLFTALLLYLFFRKPFLEVFRDIHSEWWWLMIVPISFSFVFAMIIMVPGPLYQHPEMQPQALLMCIAVVCAYIAFYIVFKGIKDRYQIEKSYALLQMQTSFIKKHTATLQEMDEQIKMYRHDMRHYAQLVNTCIINKDWHSIKKVADSMDRRLDTSQNSGQLQSYTGELIVDGVLSFFAEKMEREKIDLTILLETPSEEQVDITEFSVMLSNAIENAWNACKAMAANTKKIIQITGTHQHSQYFLAIDNTCGNEVAFDADGKPVSSEKGHGYGVQSISDFASRYRGYLQFSCKNGWFRMQMILPGPEPEKRQTS, encoded by the coding sequence ATGGATAAAGTGATCGCTGTCATGGAAAGCATGGTATCTTCACCCTTAGGGCTTATTTATATGAGTATTCTGTCGGATGGATGGCGTTTTTCAAAAAAGGCTACCCGGTGGATGGTTCTGCTCTTTATCCTCTTTTTGCTTCTCGCCGATATGCTTATCGTATTCAGCGCTGAGACCATCCAGTCCGCCAAATCGTCGATCTCAGTTTTCAATATTATTTTCTGCGGCCTTTTCTATTTTCTGATCTATCGCCGCTTTGACGGCAGAATGCTGTTCAATTTTTTCAGCGCCTGCCTGTTCATCTTTATCAGCGATACCCTGAGCGATACCATTTTTTACTCAACCGCCCAGATTCATATCCTTATCAAACTGCTTGTTTTTCTGTTTACCGCGCTGCTTCTGTACTTATTTTTCAGGAAGCCATTTTTGGAGGTTTTCAGAGATATCCACAGCGAATGGTGGTGGCTGATGATCGTACCGATATCCTTCAGCTTTGTATTCGCAATGATCATCATGGTTCCGGGTCCGCTGTACCAGCACCCGGAAATGCAGCCGCAGGCACTTCTGATGTGCATTGCTGTCGTCTGCGCTTACATTGCCTTTTATATTGTATTTAAAGGAATAAAGGACCGCTACCAGATCGAAAAAAGCTATGCCCTCCTCCAGATGCAGACATCTTTTATCAAAAAGCACACCGCCACGCTCCAGGAAATGGACGAGCAGATAAAAATGTACCGCCACGATATGCGCCACTACGCACAGCTGGTCAACACCTGTATCATAAACAAGGACTGGCACTCCATTAAAAAGGTGGCCGATTCAATGGACAGACGCCTCGACACCTCACAGAACAGCGGACAGCTCCAGAGTTATACCGGCGAGCTCATCGTGGACGGCGTACTGTCTTTTTTCGCAGAAAAAATGGAGCGGGAAAAGATCGACTTGACAATCCTTCTGGAGACGCCGTCTGAAGAACAGGTCGATATTACAGAATTCTCCGTCATGCTGTCAAACGCCATTGAAAATGCCTGGAACGCCTGCAAAGCAATGGCGGCAAACACGAAAAAAATCATCCAGATTACCGGCACACACCAGCACTCACAATATTTTCTGGCAATTGACAACACCTGTGGCAACGAGGTAGCCTTTGACGCAGATGGAAAGCCTGTCAGCTCAGAGAAAGGGCATGGCTATGGTGTTCAGAGTATTTCTGATTTCGCTTCGCGGTACCGTGGCTATTTACAATTTTCATGCAAAAACGGCTGGTTTCGCATGCAGATGATTTTACCTGGCCCAGAACCTGAAAAAAGACAAACTTCCTGA
- a CDS encoding beta-ketoacyl-ACP synthase III: protein MGIQILSSAFSVPENCVTNVDLAKKIDTSDEWIRSRTGIGARFIAEHETTSDLGCAAAAKAIERSGLKPEDIDCIVTATFTPENFTPSCACLIQEKLGIRELPVMAFDVNAACSGYLYAMNVASALLETGQVNHACVVGTEVISNVLDWEDRSTCVLFGDGAGAMVLKADPARQSCFYAAARGDSSGALETKSLPVHMPVTMDGNAVFRFATKAMSEAVDRALEKSGLTIADIDWIIPHQANIRIIDYVAKKAGIDRSKVYVNIDRYGNTSSASIPIAYAEMNEKGLLKPGMKVIMAGFGAGFTWAGALIEI, encoded by the coding sequence ATGGGAATACAAATATTATCAAGTGCTTTTTCCGTACCGGAAAATTGCGTGACCAATGTTGATCTGGCTAAAAAAATTGATACCAGTGATGAGTGGATCAGGAGCCGTACCGGAATCGGCGCGCGTTTTATCGCAGAACATGAAACAACCTCAGACCTGGGATGTGCGGCGGCTGCCAAAGCCATTGAGCGTTCCGGGCTGAAGCCGGAGGACATCGACTGCATTGTCACCGCGACCTTTACGCCGGAAAATTTCACGCCTTCCTGTGCCTGCCTGATTCAGGAAAAACTTGGAATAAGAGAGCTGCCCGTTATGGCCTTTGATGTCAACGCCGCCTGTTCCGGTTATCTCTATGCCATGAATGTCGCTTCAGCCCTGCTGGAAACAGGACAGGTAAACCATGCCTGTGTGGTGGGAACTGAGGTGATCTCCAACGTGCTGGATTGGGAGGACCGGAGCACCTGCGTGCTTTTCGGAGATGGCGCCGGGGCTATGGTGTTAAAGGCGGACCCAGCTAGGCAGTCCTGTTTTTACGCAGCGGCCAGAGGGGATTCCTCAGGGGCGCTGGAGACAAAATCGCTGCCAGTGCATATGCCGGTAACCATGGATGGCAATGCGGTTTTTCGCTTTGCAACAAAAGCCATGTCGGAGGCAGTGGACAGGGCCCTGGAAAAATCCGGCCTTACCATCGCCGACATTGACTGGATCATCCCGCACCAGGCCAACATCCGCATCATTGACTATGTGGCGAAAAAGGCCGGAATCGACCGGAGCAAGGTTTATGTCAACATTGACCGTTACGGCAACACTTCCTCTGCCAGCATTCCCATCGCCTACGCGGAGATGAATGAAAAGGGTCTGCTGAAGCCCGGCATGAAGGTGATCATGGCTGGCTTTGGCGCAGGCTTTACCTGGGCTGGAGCTTTAATTGAAATTTAA
- the fabG gene encoding 3-oxoacyl-[acyl-carrier-protein] reductase: MEKKTALITGASRGIGRAIALNLAKEGYNIAINYNGNAEKATAVKEECEALGVRAMTCQCNVADNAAVKAMVDQVAAEFGTIDVLVNNAGITDDALILRMKEESFDRVIDTNLKGCFNCTQHVSKVMLKKKKGKIINMASVVGIGGNAGQANYAASKAGVIALTKTTAKEFASRNITANAIAPGFIESDMSGALSEKVQEEIMSQIPLKRYGTPQDVADLTAFLAGDKSNYITGQVFSIDGGMSI, encoded by the coding sequence ATGGAAAAGAAAACAGCATTGATCACCGGTGCCAGCCGGGGAATCGGCAGAGCCATCGCTCTGAATCTGGCAAAGGAGGGCTATAATATAGCCATCAATTACAACGGAAACGCCGAAAAGGCCACAGCCGTTAAAGAAGAATGCGAAGCCTTGGGCGTCCGTGCCATGACCTGCCAGTGCAACGTGGCTGACAACGCAGCGGTCAAGGCCATGGTGGACCAGGTGGCCGCCGAGTTTGGAACCATCGACGTGCTGGTCAACAATGCCGGCATCACCGATGACGCGCTGATTTTGCGCATGAAGGAAGAATCCTTTGACCGGGTCATCGACACAAATCTCAAAGGCTGCTTTAACTGTACTCAACATGTATCCAAGGTAATGCTGAAGAAAAAGAAGGGAAAGATCATCAACATGGCCTCTGTGGTCGGTATTGGCGGCAACGCTGGACAGGCGAACTATGCGGCCAGCAAGGCGGGGGTCATCGCTCTGACAAAGACAACTGCCAAGGAATTCGCCTCCAGAAATATTACCGCCAATGCCATTGCGCCGGGCTTTATTGAAAGCGATATGAGCGGCGCTTTGTCCGAAAAGGTACAGGAAGAGATCATGAGCCAGATTCCGCTTAAGCGCTACGGCACGCCTCAGGATGTGGCCGACCTGACGGCTTTTCTGGCAGGAGATAAGAGCAATTACATAACCGGACAGGTATTCAGTATTGATGGAGGTATGAGCATATGA
- the fabD gene encoding ACP S-malonyltransferase has translation MKTAFLFAGQGAQKVGMGKDFYDAFPEVRDFYTNNDLDFDLARCCFEGPEDMVNDTAYAQSCLLITSYVMAYCLKKADVIPDITAGLSLGEYTALTYGGAFTLEDALRVVRKRGQLMAHALPKGTGMMAAVLGADAETIQQACTDASDLGVCEVANYNCPGQIVISGETPAVEKARALLLERGVRRVMPLNVSGAFHSSLLLEASKELADLLDTVEIKTPSVPVVSNVSGDVETRPVRDVLVQQIHSSVYFEKGIRRMIEMGLDTFIEVGPGKACSSFVKKIDRSVKVMNVENLETFEAVCEALR, from the coding sequence ATGAAAACTGCATTTTTATTTGCCGGACAGGGTGCCCAGAAAGTGGGCATGGGAAAGGATTTTTACGATGCCTTTCCAGAGGTCCGGGATTTTTATACAAATAACGATTTGGATTTTGACCTGGCCAGGTGCTGCTTTGAAGGGCCAGAGGATATGGTCAATGATACCGCCTATGCCCAGAGCTGTCTGCTGATCACATCCTATGTGATGGCGTACTGCCTGAAAAAAGCAGACGTTATCCCTGATATTACCGCAGGGCTGAGCCTTGGCGAGTACACAGCGCTGACCTACGGCGGCGCTTTTACGCTGGAGGACGCTCTGAGGGTAGTGCGCAAAAGAGGCCAGCTCATGGCCCACGCTCTGCCGAAGGGGACTGGCATGATGGCCGCTGTGCTTGGAGCTGACGCTGAAACCATCCAGCAGGCCTGCACAGACGCCTCTGATTTAGGCGTCTGCGAGGTGGCAAATTATAACTGCCCGGGACAGATCGTGATCAGCGGGGAGACCCCGGCGGTAGAGAAGGCCAGGGCGCTGCTTCTTGAACGCGGCGTGCGGCGTGTCATGCCGCTTAACGTCAGCGGCGCTTTTCATTCCTCATTACTTCTGGAGGCTTCAAAGGAGCTCGCTGATTTACTGGATACGGTTGAGATCAAAACGCCGTCGGTCCCGGTGGTTTCCAACGTGAGCGGCGATGTTGAGACAAGGCCTGTGAGAGATGTGCTGGTGCAGCAGATCCATTCCTCAGTCTATTTTGAAAAAGGCATCCGCCGCATGATCGAGATGGGCTTGGACACCTTTATCGAGGTGGGCCCAGGTAAGGCCTGCAGTAGTTTTGTCAAAAAAATCGACCGGTCCGTTAAAGTGATGAACGTGGAAAATTTGGAAACTTTTGAAGCAGTCTGTGAAGCGCTTCGTTAA
- the fabZ gene encoding 3-hydroxyacyl-ACP dehydratase FabZ translates to MLLNSNQIQEIIPHRYPFLLVDQIIEMEGDHVVGVKCVTANEMQFMGHFPQQHVMPGVLVIEALAQAGAVLLLSKEENKGKIALFAGINKARIHRQVIPGDKLTLDVTFKGFRAGIGFADALATVDGEKAVKCELMFAVQQ, encoded by the coding sequence ATGCTTTTAAATTCAAATCAGATACAGGAAATTATACCACATCGTTATCCCTTTTTACTGGTAGACCAGATCATTGAGATGGAGGGCGACCATGTCGTGGGTGTCAAATGTGTCACAGCCAATGAAATGCAGTTTATGGGACACTTTCCACAGCAGCATGTCATGCCCGGCGTTCTGGTCATTGAAGCTCTGGCCCAGGCGGGCGCGGTGCTGCTTCTGTCAAAAGAGGAAAACAAGGGCAAAATCGCGCTGTTCGCGGGCATCAACAAGGCCCGTATTCATCGCCAGGTCATTCCCGGAGACAAGCTGACTCTGGACGTCACCTTTAAAGGGTTCCGCGCAGGTATCGGCTTCGCGGATGCGCTGGCGACTGTCGACGGTGAAAAAGCTGTGAAATGTGAGCTGATGTTTGCGGTTCAGCAGTAA
- a CDS encoding NAD(P)H-dependent flavin oxidoreductase — translation MIQSVKIKDKLLEIPIIQGGMGVGVSLANLAGNVMKNGGMGVLSMAHPGYREPDFLGNNLAANIRGFAGEVKKAREIADGRGLLGVNIMAALKNFETYVRAAVDAAVDAIIVGAGLPLELPKYVEDDSIAIAPIVSSGRAARLILKAWDKHYGRTADFIVIEGPLAGGHLGFKEADLLEGKCQPLEQILADVNRETAAFEEKFGRKIPVFAAGGVYDGANIARFLKLGADGVQMATRFIGTYECDGVDAYKAVLLNAEEEDIEIVKSPVGFPGRAVKTALIERLSREGRIPPVKCVDCLKPCDPARAPYCIQRALVSAVSGDTNNGLFFCGTNAYRMKVLTSVREIMESCMNEANALMEER, via the coding sequence ATGATACAGAGTGTTAAGATTAAAGATAAGCTTCTTGAAATCCCGATTATTCAGGGTGGTATGGGCGTTGGCGTTTCGCTTGCGAATCTGGCGGGCAATGTGATGAAAAACGGCGGCATGGGTGTTTTGTCCATGGCTCATCCGGGCTATCGGGAACCGGACTTTTTAGGAAACAATCTGGCCGCCAATATCCGTGGCTTTGCAGGAGAGGTAAAAAAGGCGCGTGAGATCGCGGACGGCAGAGGGCTTTTAGGCGTTAATATCATGGCAGCCCTCAAAAACTTTGAGACCTATGTGCGGGCTGCGGTAGACGCCGCAGTGGACGCCATCATCGTTGGGGCCGGGCTGCCTCTGGAGCTTCCTAAATATGTGGAGGATGACAGCATCGCCATTGCGCCTATCGTGTCCAGCGGCCGGGCTGCCAGACTCATTTTAAAAGCCTGGGACAAGCACTACGGGCGTACCGCTGATTTTATTGTCATTGAAGGGCCCCTGGCAGGCGGGCATCTTGGATTTAAGGAAGCCGACCTGCTTGAGGGCAAATGCCAGCCCCTCGAGCAGATTCTCGCGGATGTTAATCGGGAAACCGCCGCCTTTGAAGAAAAGTTCGGCCGGAAAATCCCTGTGTTTGCAGCAGGCGGTGTTTACGACGGAGCGAATATTGCCCGTTTTCTGAAGCTTGGTGCAGACGGGGTTCAGATGGCGACCCGGTTTATTGGTACCTATGAATGCGACGGCGTCGACGCCTATAAGGCCGTACTGTTGAACGCAGAAGAAGAGGATATCGAGATTGTCAAAAGCCCAGTCGGCTTTCCGGGGAGGGCTGTAAAGACAGCTTTGATTGAGCGGCTGTCCCGAGAGGGGCGCATTCCGCCAGTCAAATGTGTGGATTGCCTGAAGCCCTGCGATCCGGCCAGGGCGCCCTATTGCATTCAGCGCGCCCTGGTATCCGCCGTCTCCGGCGATACAAACAATGGCCTGTTCTTCTGCGGGACTAACGCGTATCGTATGAAGGTGCTGACCAGCGTCCGGGAGATCATGGAAAGCTGTATGAATGAAGCCAACGCATTAATGGAGGAAAGATGA
- a CDS encoding acetyl-CoA carboxylase carboxyltransferase subunit alpha translates to MTEEKQQLTAWDKVMMARRPERTRAQAYVDALFDGFMELHGDRLYGDDQALLAGVGFFHGQPVTILAQNKGTNLQENLDRNFGMMNPEGYRKALRLARQAEKFKRPVITFVDTSGAYPGRGAEERGQASAIAECLKVFSDLRVPVLCLVIGEGGSGGALALSVADRIYMMEHAVYSVLSPEGFASILWKDDSRVQEAAEVMELTAQDLHRKGIVDEIISEPADGVEQCVDFVISQMDALIERDLKALGRKKTMELTAERYEKFRKIGA, encoded by the coding sequence ATGACAGAGGAAAAACAACAACTGACTGCATGGGATAAGGTGATGATGGCCAGACGGCCGGAACGCACCCGCGCTCAGGCCTATGTAGACGCGCTGTTTGACGGCTTTATGGAGCTGCACGGCGACCGGCTGTATGGCGACGATCAGGCTCTTCTGGCGGGCGTCGGCTTTTTTCATGGCCAGCCAGTTACCATTCTGGCTCAGAATAAAGGAACCAACCTTCAGGAAAACCTTGACCGCAACTTTGGAATGATGAACCCGGAGGGATACCGAAAGGCGCTGCGGCTTGCGCGGCAGGCGGAAAAATTTAAACGGCCGGTCATCACCTTTGTGGACACCTCGGGTGCTTATCCAGGCAGAGGAGCAGAGGAGCGGGGACAGGCCTCGGCCATTGCCGAATGCCTTAAGGTTTTTTCGGACCTCAGGGTGCCGGTGCTGTGCCTGGTTATCGGTGAGGGCGGCAGCGGCGGCGCTTTAGCCCTGAGTGTGGCAGACCGGATTTATATGATGGAGCATGCGGTATACTCGGTGCTGTCTCCTGAAGGTTTTGCGAGCATCCTTTGGAAGGACGATTCCCGCGTGCAGGAAGCGGCTGAAGTCATGGAGCTTACCGCCCAGGATCTGCACCGCAAGGGCATCGTAGATGAAATCATCAGTGAACCGGCAGATGGTGTGGAGCAGTGCGTGGATTTCGTCATCTCACAGATGGACGCCCTGATTGAGCGTGACCTCAAGGCGTTGGGGCGGAAAAAGACAATGGAGCTGACAGCAGAACGCTATGAAAAGTTCCGGAAAATAGGAGCTTAG
- the fabF gene encoding beta-ketoacyl-ACP synthase II produces MRRVVITGLGIVCPIGNTLDETWESVKANRCGVGEITAFDTSDYKVKLAAEVKDLDTEQYFSKREMKFNERFTQFARIAAKQAYADAGLEDADIERDRFGVIVGSGVGGLRKIEESTETLNSRGPGRVSPFFIPMAIVNLAPGNIAIDLQAKGICSSSVTACASGTNSIGEAFHRIRFGYEDVIAAGGSESTITPLGIAGFQSMRALYSGNDPKRASIPFDKERSGFVMGEGAGILMLEELEHAKARGAKIYAEVVGYGASCDAHHITAPLEDGSGAVKSMENALKDGALKVSDVDYINAHGTSTALNDKGETAAVKALFGACAKELMISSTKSMTGHLLGGSGAVEAVITVKALQDGFVPATLNYQVPDPECDLNVVPNEGVKKDIRCAISNSFGFGGHNATLAFSKWED; encoded by the coding sequence ATGAGACGTGTTGTGATAACAGGGTTGGGCATTGTCTGCCCGATTGGAAACACCCTTGACGAAACATGGGAAAGTGTAAAGGCAAACCGCTGCGGCGTGGGCGAGATCACCGCATTTGATACTAGCGACTATAAGGTGAAGCTGGCCGCTGAGGTCAAGGATCTGGACACTGAGCAGTATTTCAGCAAACGTGAGATGAAGTTTAACGAACGCTTTACGCAGTTTGCCCGAATTGCGGCCAAGCAGGCCTATGCGGACGCAGGTCTTGAGGATGCGGATATTGAGCGCGACCGTTTCGGCGTCATTGTAGGCTCAGGCGTCGGCGGACTGCGCAAGATTGAGGAATCCACTGAAACATTAAACAGCCGGGGACCGGGAAGGGTATCGCCGTTTTTTATCCCTATGGCCATTGTCAATCTGGCGCCGGGGAACATTGCCATTGATTTACAGGCAAAGGGTATCTGCTCCAGCAGCGTGACGGCCTGCGCTTCAGGAACCAATTCCATCGGGGAGGCCTTCCACCGCATTCGTTTCGGTTACGAGGACGTTATCGCGGCCGGCGGCAGCGAGTCCACCATCACGCCTCTCGGCATTGCGGGCTTTCAGTCCATGCGTGCGCTTTACAGCGGTAATGATCCCAAACGCGCGTCTATCCCTTTCGATAAGGAGCGCAGCGGCTTTGTCATGGGCGAGGGCGCCGGCATCCTGATGCTGGAGGAGCTGGAGCACGCAAAGGCCAGAGGCGCAAAAATTTACGCCGAAGTCGTGGGTTATGGTGCCAGCTGTGACGCCCATCACATTACCGCGCCTCTTGAGGACGGCAGCGGCGCGGTGAAGTCTATGGAAAATGCGCTGAAGGATGGGGCGCTGAAGGTTAGCGATGTGGATTATATCAACGCCCACGGCACCAGTACAGCTTTGAACGATAAAGGCGAAACAGCCGCGGTAAAGGCGCTTTTCGGGGCCTGTGCCAAAGAACTGATGATTTCATCTACCAAGTCTATGACCGGGCATCTGCTGGGCGGCAGCGGGGCTGTAGAGGCTGTTATCACCGTTAAGGCCCTTCAGGATGGCTTTGTACCGGCTACCCTGAATTATCAGGTGCCCGATCCCGAATGTGATCTGAACGTGGTGCCAAATGAAGGAGTAAAAAAAGATATTCGCTGTGCGATCTCCAACTCCTTTGGATTTGGCGGACACAACGCAACCCTGGCGTTTTCGAAATGGGAGGATTAA
- a CDS encoding nitronate monooxygenase has translation MANIATPEFAAVASNAGCLGIIASGSMTGEETRAAVRRCRELTDKPFGVNVMLMNPCSDDIMAVLIEEKVAAVTTGAGNPGKYLDALKEAGVKVFPVVASVALAKRLAQNGADAIIAEGTESGGHIGDITTMSLVPQVAAAVDVPVIAAGGIASGRQLNAALCLGAEGVQIGTCLLLAEECPIHENYKKAVIKAKDRDTVVTGRSLNAPVRVLKNAMTTEYLKIEREGIEREEMERLTLGSLRKAVVEGDVKNGSLMMGQVAAMCKEVKPFSQIIDTLLGEAAEEKKVFEKRSQELIYDTEC, from the coding sequence ATGGCGAATATCGCCACCCCGGAATTTGCGGCAGTGGCCTCAAATGCCGGCTGTCTTGGCATCATCGCGAGCGGTTCCATGACGGGTGAGGAAACGCGCGCGGCAGTCCGCCGCTGCCGTGAGCTGACCGACAAGCCCTTTGGCGTCAATGTCATGCTGATGAACCCCTGTTCCGATGATATCATGGCGGTTTTAATCGAGGAAAAGGTTGCGGCGGTAACCACCGGTGCAGGCAATCCGGGCAAATATCTGGACGCGCTGAAAGAGGCTGGTGTTAAAGTTTTTCCAGTGGTGGCAAGTGTTGCACTGGCCAAGCGGCTGGCACAGAACGGAGCGGACGCCATCATTGCTGAAGGAACCGAATCCGGCGGACATATCGGTGATATTACCACTATGTCCCTCGTCCCGCAGGTAGCCGCAGCAGTGGATGTCCCTGTGATCGCAGCCGGTGGCATCGCTTCCGGCAGACAGCTGAACGCTGCCCTCTGCCTGGGCGCAGAGGGGGTTCAGATTGGAACCTGCCTGCTTTTGGCTGAGGAATGCCCGATCCACGAAAACTATAAAAAAGCAGTGATCAAGGCAAAGGACCGCGATACGGTTGTGACTGGCAGAAGCCTGAACGCACCGGTTCGTGTTCTGAAAAATGCCATGACCACAGAGTACCTGAAAATCGAGCGTGAAGGGATTGAGCGGGAAGAAATGGAGCGCCTGACGCTGGGCTCCCTGAGAAAAGCGGTCGTGGAAGGCGATGTGAAAAACGGCTCCCTGATGATGGGCCAGGTTGCAGCCATGTGTAAAGAGGTTAAGCCCTTTTCACAGATCATCGACACGCTTTTGGGAGAAGCGGCAGAGGAAAAGAAAGTCTTTGAGAAAAGAAGCCAGGAACTGATCTATGATACAGAGTGTTAA